The window GGCAAGACGTACGGGAACCTGATGGTCGACGTACGCGCCTCGAACGAGAAGCTGCGCGCCCGCTCCCGCCGTATCGTGGCGCTCGCCACCGGCGCCTCAGACGAGGAGATCGAGACAGCCCTCGCCGCAACGGACGGCGAGGTCAAGAACGCCATCCTCACCATCCTGGGCAACGTGGACGGCCCCACGGCGGCCCACCTCCTGGAGGAGAGCGACGGCCACCTGCGCGCGGCACTGGCGGCGGCGCTCCGCTGACCGGCCCGCTCCCCTGCCGCCGGAAGGAGCAACGCCCGTGACCGGGAAGCCGGGAACCGACCGAACGACCTGCATGGCCTGCCGGCTCACCTCCGGCACCGAGCACCTCCCGGGCGGGACGGTCCACCGCACCGCCCTGTGGGTCGTCGAGCACTGCGTCGGCCCCCTGGGCGTGGGCACGCTCGTCGTCAAACCGCTGCGCCACGTCCTCCACGTGGCCGACCTGACACCGCCGGAGTCCGCCGAGCTCGGCCCGCTCCTTCGACGGGTCTCCGCAGCCGTCACCGCGGTGACCCGCCCCGAGCAGGTCTACGTCTGCCTCTGGTCCCACGCGGGCGCCGTGCCGGGCCATATCCACTTCGTCGTGCAGCCCGCCCTCAAGGCCGACCTCGACCGGTACGGGGTCCACGGGCCCGCCCTGCAGATGGCCATGTTCGACGCGGGCGCCGTACCGGACGAGGAGGCGGTGGCGGAGGTGTGCGAGCGGATGCGGGCAGAGCTGGACTGTCAGTGGGGCGTGGGAGTCTAGGGAGGTCGAACAGGAAGGGGTACGAGAACCGTGAACCACGCGCAATTGACCGCTCTGGGGCGCGCTCTGCGGGTGCTCGGTGAGCATGGGGACGCCCTGTCCTCCGATACGCGGGACGCGAAACTGCATGAGGTGAAGGCCGATCTCAAGCGGGCGCTCGACCTGCTGGAGGAGACGGTGACGACGGCGGCGCCGACCACGCGCTGCTCGGAGCACCCCACGGGCCCGGTCGACCAGGACGCCCCGGACCTGTGCCTGCTCTGCGAGACCCGTCGCCGCCTCGCCCGCCGTTCGAAGGTCAACGACTCGTTCCCGCAGGGCCGTCCGACCGCCCCGGACGAGATCGTGGAGCGCACGAAGTCGCGTTACGGCGTGCGGGGCGACCGGCCCCAGCCCCAGCAGCGCTGGCTCCCCGAGCTGTGGACCGGCCAGACCTGGCAGCTCTGCGGCACACCCCGCCGCGACAAACAGGAGGCGGAGCTGTATCTCGCCGCCCAGCGCCGGGGCCC is drawn from Streptomyces liliifuscus and contains these coding sequences:
- a CDS encoding HIT family protein; its protein translation is MTGKPGTDRTTCMACRLTSGTEHLPGGTVHRTALWVVEHCVGPLGVGTLVVKPLRHVLHVADLTPPESAELGPLLRRVSAAVTAVTRPEQVYVCLWSHAGAVPGHIHFVVQPALKADLDRYGVHGPALQMAMFDAGAVPDEEAVAEVCERMRAELDCQWGVGV